A stretch of Lactuca sativa cultivar Salinas chromosome 6, Lsat_Salinas_v11, whole genome shotgun sequence DNA encodes these proteins:
- the LOC111883017 gene encoding uncharacterized protein LOC111883017 isoform X1 yields the protein MRMVYVGNDEHTDVHGQHKRSKSASGPIHALRAGGASHSKENRNQSTVREINSKQGLHCDARSSVLHSSLHESNSNKDTDVASNQKDSLEKDIEQLQMRLQQEKSMRMLLERALGRTSSSLSPGHRHSANHTKGLIAEIELLEEEVVNREQHVLSLYRSIFEQCVSSKQTSVQTSPAHAMKKESISSSRKHPTIISSTFCSSKTFPFRNFHALSTMNAGKGSLLQSKIRHSKANSCSDEIVKEMKGNQSSSRKKPCLQLSLKDHLYECPSRLSEEMVKCMAAAYCWLRTPSSSSSSSTTNKKSSSLSITNGEDCKSMVEICWISTHNNNFSRASYAINSYRVLVEQLERLNLSQMETNAQTAFWINMYNSMIMHAYLAYGIPHSSLRRLTLFHKAAYKISGHVISANTIEQAIFRLRTPRVGKWLETILSNALWKKCGEERQRISTKLGLENYQPLLCFALCTGTSSDPVLKVYTASNIKEELELAKREFLESNIMVKKSKKVLIPKLLERFGKEGNMCQEGLLKWIMENVDKKQLRDSIEKCMEHNKGVGGKKTSHTIEWMPYNSRFRYVFSKDLSEKPWWL from the exons ATGAGAATGGTGTATGTTGGTAATGATGAACATACAGATGTTCATGGACAACACAAGCGTTCTAAGAG TGCTTCTGGGCCTATTCATGCTTTGAGAGCAGGAGGAGCTTCACATTCTAAAGAGAATCGGAACCAATCAACAGTAAGAGAAATCAATTCTAAACAGGGACTTCATTGCGATGCAAGGAGTAGCGTCCTGCATTCTTCTCTTCATGAATCTAACAGCAACAAGGACACAGATGTTGCATCAAATCAAAAGGATTCATTGGAAAAGGAT ATCGAGCAACTTCAAATGCGGTTGCAGCAAGAGAAATCAATGCGGATGTTGCTTGAGAGAGCATTAGGTCGAACATCTAGCAGTTTGTCCCCTGGGCATAGGCATTCTGCAAATCAC ACAAAGGGGTTAATTGCTGAGATCGAATTACTTGAGGAAGAGGTTGTGAATCGCGAGCAGCATGTTCTATCTCTATACAGGTCCATTTTTGAACAATGTGTATCTTCCAAACAAACTTCAGTCCAGACTTCTCCTGCACATGCAATGAAGAAGGAATCAATATCAAGTTCAAGGAAGCATCCAACGATTATCTCCAGCACCTTTTGTTCTTCAAAAACCTTCCCTTTCCGAAACTTTCATGCTCTTTCCACCATGAATGCTGGGAAAGGAAGCTTATTGCAGTCCAAGATAAGGCATAGCAAAGCTAACAGTTGCTCAGATGAAATAGTGAAg GAGATGAAGGGAAACCAGTCTTCATCCAGAAAGAAACCTTGTTTACAGTTAAGTTTAAAAGATCATCTTTACGAGTGCCCCAGCAGATTATCAGAAGAGATGGTGAAATGTATGGCTGCTGCATACTGTTGGCTTCGCactccatcatcatcatcatcatcatcaacaacaaaTAAGAAATCGTCTTCACTCTCTATTACCAATGGAGAGGATTGCAAGTCAATGGTTGAAATATGTTGGATATCAACTCACAACAACAACTTCTCTCGTGCATCTTATGCCATAAATAGTTATAG AGTTTTAGTGGAACAACTGGAGAGGTTGAATTTGAGCCAAATGGAAACAAATGCTCAGACTGCATTTTGGATCAATATGTATAATTCCATGATTATGCAT GCATATCTGGCATATGGAATACCCCACAGCTCTTTGAGAAGGTTAACCTTATTTCACAAG GCTGCTTACAAGATCAGTGGGCATGTAATAAGTGCAAATACTATTGAGCAAGCAATATTTAGGTTACGCACCCCTAGGGTTGGAAAG TGGCTGGAGACCATTCTTTCAAATGCATTGTGGAAAAAATGTGGAGAAGAAAGACAACGTATTAGTACAAAGTTGGGTCTTGAGAATTATCAACCACTTTTGTGCTTTGCTCTTTGCACTGGAACTTCATCTGATCctgtg CTAAAAGTGTACACAGCATCAAACATCAAAGAGGAGCTAGAATTAGCAAAGAGGGAGTTCCTTGAATCAAACATAATGgtgaagaaatcaaagaaagTTTTGATACCCAAATTACTTGAGAGATTTGGAAAAGAAGGCAACATGTGTCAAGAAGGTCTTCTCAAGTGGATAATGGAAAACGTTGACAAAAAGCAGCTTCGTGATTCAATAGAGAAATGCATGGAGCATAACAAAGGGGTAGGAGGCAAAAAGACATCCCACACCATTGAATGGATGCCTTATAATTCAAGATTTCGGTATGTTTTCTCCAAAGATTTAAGTGAAAAGCCTTGGTGGTTATGA
- the LOC111883017 gene encoding uncharacterized protein LOC111883017 isoform X2: protein MRLQQEKSMRMLLERALGRTSSSLSPGHRHSANHTKGLIAEIELLEEEVVNREQHVLSLYRSIFEQCVSSKQTSVQTSPAHAMKKESISSSRKHPTIISSTFCSSKTFPFRNFHALSTMNAGKGSLLQSKIRHSKANSCSDEIVKEMKGNQSSSRKKPCLQLSLKDHLYECPSRLSEEMVKCMAAAYCWLRTPSSSSSSSTTNKKSSSLSITNGEDCKSMVEICWISTHNNNFSRASYAINSYRVLVEQLERLNLSQMETNAQTAFWINMYNSMIMHAYLAYGIPHSSLRRLTLFHKAAYKISGHVISANTIEQAIFRLRTPRVGKWLETILSNALWKKCGEERQRISTKLGLENYQPLLCFALCTGTSSDPVLKVYTASNIKEELELAKREFLESNIMVKKSKKVLIPKLLERFGKEGNMCQEGLLKWIMENVDKKQLRDSIEKCMEHNKGVGGKKTSHTIEWMPYNSRFRYVFSKDLSEKPWWL from the exons ATGCGGTTGCAGCAAGAGAAATCAATGCGGATGTTGCTTGAGAGAGCATTAGGTCGAACATCTAGCAGTTTGTCCCCTGGGCATAGGCATTCTGCAAATCAC ACAAAGGGGTTAATTGCTGAGATCGAATTACTTGAGGAAGAGGTTGTGAATCGCGAGCAGCATGTTCTATCTCTATACAGGTCCATTTTTGAACAATGTGTATCTTCCAAACAAACTTCAGTCCAGACTTCTCCTGCACATGCAATGAAGAAGGAATCAATATCAAGTTCAAGGAAGCATCCAACGATTATCTCCAGCACCTTTTGTTCTTCAAAAACCTTCCCTTTCCGAAACTTTCATGCTCTTTCCACCATGAATGCTGGGAAAGGAAGCTTATTGCAGTCCAAGATAAGGCATAGCAAAGCTAACAGTTGCTCAGATGAAATAGTGAAg GAGATGAAGGGAAACCAGTCTTCATCCAGAAAGAAACCTTGTTTACAGTTAAGTTTAAAAGATCATCTTTACGAGTGCCCCAGCAGATTATCAGAAGAGATGGTGAAATGTATGGCTGCTGCATACTGTTGGCTTCGCactccatcatcatcatcatcatcatcaacaacaaaTAAGAAATCGTCTTCACTCTCTATTACCAATGGAGAGGATTGCAAGTCAATGGTTGAAATATGTTGGATATCAACTCACAACAACAACTTCTCTCGTGCATCTTATGCCATAAATAGTTATAG AGTTTTAGTGGAACAACTGGAGAGGTTGAATTTGAGCCAAATGGAAACAAATGCTCAGACTGCATTTTGGATCAATATGTATAATTCCATGATTATGCAT GCATATCTGGCATATGGAATACCCCACAGCTCTTTGAGAAGGTTAACCTTATTTCACAAG GCTGCTTACAAGATCAGTGGGCATGTAATAAGTGCAAATACTATTGAGCAAGCAATATTTAGGTTACGCACCCCTAGGGTTGGAAAG TGGCTGGAGACCATTCTTTCAAATGCATTGTGGAAAAAATGTGGAGAAGAAAGACAACGTATTAGTACAAAGTTGGGTCTTGAGAATTATCAACCACTTTTGTGCTTTGCTCTTTGCACTGGAACTTCATCTGATCctgtg CTAAAAGTGTACACAGCATCAAACATCAAAGAGGAGCTAGAATTAGCAAAGAGGGAGTTCCTTGAATCAAACATAATGgtgaagaaatcaaagaaagTTTTGATACCCAAATTACTTGAGAGATTTGGAAAAGAAGGCAACATGTGTCAAGAAGGTCTTCTCAAGTGGATAATGGAAAACGTTGACAAAAAGCAGCTTCGTGATTCAATAGAGAAATGCATGGAGCATAACAAAGGGGTAGGAGGCAAAAAGACATCCCACACCATTGAATGGATGCCTTATAATTCAAGATTTCGGTATGTTTTCTCCAAAGATTTAAGTGAAAAGCCTTGGTGGTTATGA